Proteins from one Fibrobacter succinogenes genomic window:
- a CDS encoding glycerol-3-phosphate acyltransferase has product MDLLKGFFGPFIAQKMCEAQVAAGGADYSAWVPLVAGLLVILGHSFTCFAGFRGGKGVLAALGVFLAISPLTVLCAFALWIILTVTTKYVSVGSIFGCGLLGALSVFGYVCPEYYFESINLGQMILAVIVAVFVIVKHKSNIKRLLNGTENGFGSKRKK; this is encoded by the coding sequence ATGGATTTGCTCAAGGGCTTCTTTGGACCGTTTATCGCACAGAAAATGTGCGAAGCTCAGGTCGCCGCTGGCGGTGCCGATTATAGCGCTTGGGTTCCGCTTGTTGCAGGCCTCCTCGTGATTCTCGGCCACAGCTTCACTTGCTTTGCCGGTTTCCGCGGTGGTAAGGGCGTGCTCGCTGCCCTCGGTGTGTTCCTCGCCATTTCGCCACTCACGGTTCTTTGCGCATTCGCTCTCTGGATTATCCTTACGGTCACCACGAAGTACGTCTCCGTCGGTAGCATTTTCGGGTGCGGGCTTCTCGGCGCACTTTCGGTCTTTGGCTATGTTTGCCCGGAATACTACTTCGAAAGCATCAACCTCGGCCAGATGATTCTTGCTGTGATTGTCGCTGTGTTCGTTATCGTGAAGCACAAGTCGAACATCAAGCGCCTCCTCAACGGCACTGAAAACGGCTTCGGAAGCAAGAGAAAAAAGTAA